Genomic window (Magnolia sinica isolate HGM2019 chromosome 6, MsV1, whole genome shotgun sequence):
gccgcaaaagttttggatctggctcatccTTTTTTGTGTTTACAGTTCATCCTAGTGAGAATGACATTGTGAAAGGTTTGGAACGCATATAAACATTAGAAGGTTACAATGATACGCATTTCCCTCCTAGCTTTTTCATGTCTCAtggcctacttaagttttggatctgcttcatttttaggctcatgtcctaagaagtgctggcaaaacagatggatcgGAGTGAAGTCCTcacaaaacatcacggtgggtcccaactgCAGGATTACAATCCAAGttcattggaaacggattggctactccccctgccagaagccaatggctggtggtcggtgatctgtgaaccccaccatgatttatttgtttcatccatgccgtccatatatatttttagatcattttatgatatgagaccaaaaatgaggcatatcccaatctcaagtgcaccacattacaggaaacagtgttgaatgaaagttgaccattaaaaactttttgggggccatgaaagttttggatcaggctgatctttgttttttcccttaatctgggtctatgcgacctaatcaacatattggatgtcaaataaacaatacagtgggccttaggaggatttaaatggtggatatccaatcactattgttttcctgtagtgtggtccacctgagatttatatccctttcatttttgggaaaaatccctaaaatgatctgtaaaaatggatgtacggaatggatgaaacacatacatcatggtggggcccacagagcactgaccgtcagccacggggctgatgcaagggggagtagccaatccgtttccatgttcACTGTGGACAGCTGTTCTAACAGTCACTTTTGTAGGTCGCTTATCACATGGCTATGAGCCTCTGGTAGATAACACCCCTTGATATTTGGGATATGGCCCATGctgtgatggcccacctggacagaaGTTTGGATGACAGTGTTGAAGTCTTATGAAGCAACCGCTGCAAACCAGCATTTCTCTTATATTTAAATTGAAATAATTGTCCTACGCCGTAGGCTTTTGTGAtcattataaaaaagaaaaataaaaaatgtgttATTGACTTGTTCTATTAAATCCGTTAAGATTGTTAATTTGCAACCCAACTTTTTACGTAAGAGAGTTATTTGATATACTGGCAGCATATGaatcttgatacacaggcactcgagaaattgtacacgtggaatgCATTAACTCGAATTAAAACCGCTAAAATTGCATAACCCACTGTAACCAAGTCAAAataccaaaatcagattggtagaACAATCCTACCCTCTGATTtctggacacttgtttgctgaaaCAGAGGAAGATCACAGCAGAACATGAGGATGACTTTTGGAATGTACGCTGAACATGAGGAGGCGCACCGGATTCACAGGTTAGTTCGTATTCCAAGTAAAAAATCAcagcatgagtaaggacccatttCTATGTTTAAACTTGCATAATGGAAGATCCCAACCATTTATTAATGGACGTAGATTGGGCACTAACCCCACCTGTCCTGAGCTCCACATGCTACTTTATGCACCACTAAACTAACTCACAGATAGTACCAAGATAAAAACAGGAGTGAAAAAAGACAAAAGTAAAATACTCTTAAAGCAAAATAGCTTTCTTCTAGTGCAATAAATAAACGGCTGATGGTCCGACTAAATCTATGCGTGTGATCCACCTGACGAGTGGATTGTTCCAACTTTGGATCTATGTGAATCTTCATGGTATATTCCAATTCCACCCTTTTCAGGGCTCAAATCTTCAACTGAAATGACACATCATCATCGTCATAAAATCAAATGCTCATATAAAAGCCAAGATAGAACGTTTGTACATGAACATTTCTCTATAAgctaacataaaaaccaaaaaaccaaaaaGGGGTGTAGAAGCAATTTCTATCTTACCTTTACATGAATAGGATGATCTCCAGTGGGGAAAAGTGAAATTCTTACCGTTTAACAAttcacgtgagatttggatctgtttcgttTTTGggtacatgccctaaaatgagctggcaaaacagatgggccTACTATCACCACCTAACCAAACTCGGTGTCACTCCCACCTGACCTAATCCGCTCGGTCTTAATGGCTCTTTGCGGTCAAACACAGATTTCTGCAGTCAGAAGCTACGTTGGACCCATGGTGACCTAATCGTTCCTTTTGCAGATGGCTATGAGCCTCTGGCAGATAAATCCCCTTGATATTTGATATACGTCCCATCCtgtgatggcccaccttagcAACAGTTTGATTACTACTGTTGAAGTCTTATGAAACTGCTGCTGCAAACCACCATTCtcataaggtcgagctgtgtgggccccatcgttatGCGTGttaaacatctatcccatcagtcagatacaacattccatggtgggcctcttgcttaaaaatcaagtcaatccatgacttctgtgggccacaccacatacaaaagtcgaagggggttatcctcccattaaaacatttataatcatttgttgggccctccAAGGTGTGGTTAataaatccaggccatccattatgtgtgttccacttgtacAAGGGGTCAGACTCATCCAAATTATAGAAaggccccacaaagtgcttttatatgttttaggcatatctttacattattttagatggtgtggtccacctgacttctctatacggctgatttttgacatatcccatcatttaaaggggacccatcaaatgcatggtgttgatgttcaacacgcataatggtggggcccacgcagcccgaagtcatgggaagttcccatgagctcaacggTATagaaccttttatatatatatatatatatatatatatatatatatatatatatatatatatatatatatatatatatgatttagtAACCATACCATATAGCGTCCGGGGTTCGATCACTAATTGTCATGCCTGTAACTGTGCGTTTTCAACCGTACAAGTGGGATAACATAATAGCATGGACGATCTAACCATATAAGTGGGATAACAAGATAGCATGGAAggcttatcgaaatgaggaccccACACAACCCTTATAGTCTAGACATGTGGCACAACTTTCCATCAagggtgggtgggccccacatatttcaCATGTAAAGTCAATTAATTGAAGAACAACATAGATTATCACAAAGGTAATACGCCTGACTAACAGGACTCAATTGCACCAGAGATAACAAACGAGGTCCATAGACTAATTTGACTGAATCTTCATGATTGAGCTATCCCCTTTGATTCATCTAAGTCGACAAATGTTTCCAGGACATGCTAGTTAAGCCAAAGAGCATGTGTTGCCCCAACTTGACTTTAGATCTGTCTGATCTGATCAAAATGGTCTATCTCAAGCCAAGATTAAGCAACAAACAGATATAGACAATGTTTCCAATCCAACTTACCCATCTCGATGAGCACGTTCATAATATATCCATCAAATCAAATTTTAACTCAATCTAGTCTCTAGATCATGAGTTTACTAATATGAGCCATTGCTCGGTCACTAGTATAGCTCCTGTCTTCACCGCCGGATATTCAATTGCAAAAGGGCTACAAGTGATCTTCATGGCATGGTCCCCTCTTCAAGGTCCAGATGTTCGATGGAAATCATACGTAGGCAagaaaatgtaaataaaaataaataaataaataagttttAAAGTTAAATGATTTCTTGCAACAGATGTTCCACTCAACAGATAAACCTGACCATCGATGATGTCAGtcctaatggtttttttttttttttttcttttaggttagcttgttagtacacacccatgtcagtacacatactccatgttagccacccccgctagggatccataccaagacctcaagtgttgaaacgaagtatctccactcagtctgccagttgcgCTAGTCCTAATGGTTGATCATGTAGAGGATTGCCCTCCTGCGGTCGAAGgctaggaaacagtgggattcaaTGTGCAGTTTTGAAACATTCATagagccacaaaatttttggatgagGCTAATCTTTTTCTGTTTGccgttcatcctagtaggaaggACCTTACAAGCGGGCATAAACatcacaaaggtttcaatggtaggcatttccctccaCACTTTTTTCCTTTTATGTGGCCTGtttaagttttgaatctgcctcatttttgggctcatgtcctaacaagagctggaaaaacagacggacggagtggatttctcacacggtgggtcccacctagcttctgacTGCAGGATTATAGGTAATCCATATTCATTGTAGACAGCTGTTCTAACCGTTACTTTTGTGTGTCACTTATCACGTGGCTATGAGCCTCTGGTAGATTACTCCCCCTTGATatttgggatatggcccattctgtgatggcccacctggacagaaGTTTGGATAACAGTGTTGAAGTCTTATGAAGCTACTGCTGCAAACAAGCATTTCTCTTATATTTAAATCGACATAATTGCCCTGCGCCGTTGGCTTTTGTGAtcattataaaaaagaaaaataaaaaaatgcgtTTTTGACTTTTGTATTAAATCCGTTAAGATTGTTAATTTGCAACCCAACTTGTTACGTCAGAGAGTTATTTGATATACTGGCTGCATATGaatcttgatacacaggcactccagaaattgcacacatggaatgcattaactCGAATTAAAACCGCTTAACCTGCTATAACCAAGTCAAAATGCCAAAATCAGATTAGTAGAACAATCTTAGCCTCTGAAACTCGCTCTTTTAAGCTCGcgctaagagcgccttcatccagaccatccaccttATCCGACGATTGATAGCAAGGTTCGTACGCAATGACATGTGAACCCGTGCGTAGCTGagcgatcctctctctctctctcttgcgtaAACCCGTGCGTAGCTGagcgatcctctctctctctctctctctctctctcacacacacacacaccataatgGGTACAATATGCACCACTAACTTTGGTGACCTAACCATTCCTTTTGGAGATGGTTATGAGCCTCTGGAAGATAAATCCCCTTGATATTTGGTATACGTCCCATcctgtgatggcccacctgaacgACGGTTTGGTTACCACTGTTGAAGTCTTATGAAGCTACTGCTGCAAACCACCATTCCTCTTATATTTAAATCGACCCAGTTGTCCTATGCATTGGAGCTTTTGTGATCCTTACAAAAAAggggaataaagaaagaaaagaaaaacattttCTTGACTATTGTATTAAATCTATTTTAAGATTGCAAATTTTCAACCCTACTTgagttctttgatactctggaagcaTATGAATCTTGGTACACAGGCACAAGGAAATTCCACACATTGAAAACATTTACTCAAAACTAAAACCACCTAAATTGCATAACCCACAGTAACCAAGTCAAAATGCttaaatcagatggttagaacAATCCTAGACTCTGATTTCTGGACACTTGTTTGATGAAATAGAACTATAGTGTAATTTTCATTTCAACATCCCTAAACGTCCTTCAATCTGATAGCACTGCTATAATCAAACAAGTGCAATTTCTGCTTTGTGACACAACTAAACTAGACTGATAGATTAGCCACTTTAATTTCGAATTACTTATATGCCGTATTTCCTGCATAGCATCCAtcacacactgccagagtattaaagcttTCCTCATTACAAAAATAATCCTAGCCTTTAGAAATCAAATTTCAGAGCTGCGATGTAATGAACCAGCAAACAATTATAGTAACATGTTATTAAGCAAACTCTTCAGAGATCAGCCCAAGTGAAAACTTCCATAATAAAACCCAGAAAAGCTTCAACACTCCAGCATGCACCATGCCCCTGTGAGCGTGGCAAACACATGCCATGACCCCAAAACCACACTGATTATGATGACATCCCAGACAGTCAAAATAAGAAACAGTCACCCACCAGAATTATAGAACCGCATAGCGATTAACCAGACAAAGATAATTGGATTATAAAACCAAAGTTGGGGTTGGTATCCCATCTATCGTGGACCCTactaattgaatggtttggatctacctACATGCATTCCACCATTTGCAAAATTGCCATGTCCTTTGCCATTCAAGAAAAGTCAACACCAACATTTATTAGGCCTTCTCAGGACAAGCAATTATGTGTGAAAAGGCAGAGAACACCTTCCAGATACTAGTTTATATTCAGACATCAGAATCTAACAACAGTCCTAGCAAGCCAAGCAACTTACCATCATGTGGTGTTTGTGGAAGAAAGGAATTGGAGGATGGCAAATCTTCCTCCTGCAGGACACTTAAGAGAAGAGTCACCTGCTTAGTGGTGCATTGGGCTTCAGCGGGATCAGAATTCAAAAGCATTCTGCAAGCAGAGACTTTCCACGAGTAGAGAAGTGTGGTAGTTGGAGGGACTTTGGCCGTCTTGCTGCAGGAAGAGCATCTCAAGGTATTCTTCTGTGAACTGACAAGAGGAATGCACCTTTGTGTTGCTTCTTGATGGCATCCCTTTCATTTTCACTCTGCTTTTCTACACTCTTGCTTTAGTAGTAATTTTTGTGGTTATCTTTCAAAAGGACAAGAAGAACACAACCAAGCAAAAGAACAATAAAGAGAATAGATGGGGCTGCATGGCTGCAGTAACACTGGCGAGCTCAATGACGCGAAATTCAGCGAGCCGTTGCCATGGATCGGCCTCTACATAGCTGGAGCTTCACTGGTGTGCTCACTTGCCATGGCAATCGACACCTTTTATGGGTTCCGTCAACGGAAGCCCTGGTTCCCTTGCAAGTTCTTCTCACTTAATGCTACTTCCTTGACCCTCTTGTCCATCGCCACAAAACTGCCCTTGGATCTGAACACATCCATGCCACGCCGTCAAGATCAGCTGACCAAGCTCAGCGGAACCATCCTGATTTGCACCGCAATGGGCAACTTCATGACCTCTCTAGGAACTATGGAGGACTCCGAAATGCTCTCAAACATTGTCGCCTTGGCTATTCTCGTGATCACCATGGTCGTTAACATCGGTATTCAAATGGGTACTGGTGTGATCTATGCTTTCTTACCCGAGCATGCCGTAATCATGTTTTTCATCATCGTTTTGCTCATGATCTTCGCTTTTTCCGGTTTAACAATTCCAACAGCCAAGCAGTTGCTGGAACAACAGTATGATAAAAAGCATGAACTGGCTTCTGATGAAGGAGCAGACAACACTGAGGTGTTGAGAGTTGATAAATTGAAAGAGGCTGTAAACAAGTATTGGATGATGGCCCATACTTGTAGTCCTCAGTACGTTCTGGGACGCTCAGCCACTTGCACTGCCTCGGGAGCTTTCTGCCTCCTCAGTGCACTGATTTTATTGGAAGCTTTAGTCAGATCGTTTATTTTATCATCCTTGGACTTCTGCAGCGGGGAATCCGACTACAGGTGGTCAAGTAACTTCATCTTAATTTCTCAGGTGATCGCAGTAGGAGTTGGTACCATTGCCCCAGCTATTAGATGGTTCAATGCTATTAGCTTCAGAAGTATGAAGAGCGGAGAAGGAAGGTTCAGAGATGTGATTAAGGTAGAGGGGTACTGGGTTCAGAGGCTGGTAGAATGGAAAGAGAGCCCTTTACCATTCCGCATTAGTAGCAGGCGATGTAGGAAAATCGCCCATGTCTCAAAAAATCAAATTCTGGATGCCTGTATCGGAATACAAACTGCGGTAGTACTAATCTGCAAGTTCGTTTGCCTGGCTTCTATACTGCCAATGAGTTGGCTCATTAGACTCTTCTCCTGCTGCCGCAAGCAGCATTGGAGGAATTCGGAATCCAACAAATCAGAGTCGCAAAGCCTGCAGGATTTTGTATTGCATCTGGAAGGGGAGAACGACTTGGTCCATCTGATCATGAAAAGCGGCCGCAAAGACACGGTGCAATGGATTGAGAGGGGCAGGAAGAATGAACCTACTCATCTGATTGAACTTCTAAAGAAGCCACCTTCATCAGGAGATTTCAACGGCGTGGCTGAGTTTGATAGCGACCAGGTTCCACCAATTGGAGAGAAGCCTCCAAACTGTTGGGCTCTGCCTCTGGTTACACTCACAAGCATTGCCATCGCACTTCCCTACATTGACAAAAATATAATCAGATCATTACGGCATGCCGTAGATGAAGGCCTCAGGTATGTAAGGCTTATAGAAGAGAACCTGGATGCCAATGGGTTGAGTAGAATGAGGGAGGCAGCGGATATAGTCTGGCTTGGCATTGATATTTATGATCAATGGCTTGACAAGGATCTCCACAAATTGGTCACTGAAGAAAAACAAGCAGAAAAGATAATCCGAAAACTTGCCGATCTAGGAAAGGAAAGCATTGAGACGTTCACAGATGGAAGCGTCAGAGAGACAGGACACCGTGAATGGCCTGCAAAGTTATTGGCAGCCAATTCGATGTACAGGATCGGTGAGACTATTCTGCAGGACTACAAAGACAAGCTTGGGACTGTTGACAAGTTGTTCAAATGGTTACAAACAACCATTGCTGACATATTGGGCGCTTGCCTTACCAACCTGCCACGAGTGATATCCATGGAATGCTTTTGCAGCAGCATTGAAGTGAGGGAAGAAAGAGTCAGGGATGCAGCATATCTTCTCGGTGAAGCCAGAAGTATTCTGGCAATTTTAACAGAGCACGAGTTCCCTGATTTGGACCGCAATAAGATGGCAAATATTGACGAATGGCGTTTAAGCAAGCAGGGAAAACCTTAAGTCTCCCTTCTTCTACTGATAATGTCTAGTTTAACTTCAGGTGAATTGCCTTCATCCATTGTGAAGGAATTTGAAGCACGGACCTAGAGAATGAAAGCAGATCTTCATTCGGTTTGTAGTTGGTACTAAGATAAACGTAGTAATATAGTCCTCGTGTGGCCTTTTGTATTACTATAGTGTGCAGCGCATCTAGAATGCATTACTCATCAAGGCAGTTAAATCTTCATGCATGGgatttaaatgaaaattaaattcatatatatatatatatatatatatatatatgtgcgcaCTATGAACAGGGGGGTTTCATTTTCCAAGTTATCAATGTCCTAAAGATGTGGGTCAAAGTGAAAGAAACTTCCACCTCACATCATAAATTCATTCCAACAACAGTGAAGTTGATGAACAATTGACCGTTCTGTGGTTGGGAAGAAGTCTCCCTGCTCAAAGTACTCTGAAATATTGCATGAAAACATATGGTTGGGATTATTTTGAGAAAGGTATAATATATAATTGAATGCACAATGTAACTAATGTACTAGTGATCTCATTTACCGTATGAAATTTTCATGGACAGATAATGGAATATTGCAGTCTAAGGCATTTTATTCAGAAGTTTATATTAGTTAGGCTTCTCCTAAAACTATTTTCTTAGACCCATATGCACAGGTTTTGCTATCACTATACGAAACCCCAAACCCCGACATAAGGAATGTTGTGGATTGGGCTTCTTGTTTAAAGTCCATAGATGTTTGTAATTTAACTTCTCCGTTTGCTTTGTAGTTGTTCCCCTCTAAGTCCTTCGATGATGGTTTTTTAATAAAAGTTATGTTACCtcccattttaaaaaaaaaaacaaactccaACATAAGAAACTtgttgaattttatatatatatatatatatatatatatatatatatatatatatattaagtaaaataaaataaaatgttggtGCAATCCAATATCAAATAAGTGAGACTTTGATACCCAAATCAAGAATGGACAAAGAATACACCTACACGAATATCATA
Coding sequences:
- the LOC131249500 gene encoding uncharacterized protein LOC131249500; the protein is MGLHGCSNTGELNDAKFSEPLPWIGLYIAGASLVCSLAMAIDTFYGFRQRKPWFPCKFFSLNATSLTLLSIATKLPLDLNTSMPRRQDQLTKLSGTILICTAMGNFMTSLGTMEDSEMLSNIVALAILVITMVVNIGIQMGTGVIYAFLPEHAVIMFFIIVLLMIFAFSGLTIPTAKQLLEQQYDKKHELASDEGADNTEVLRVDKLKEAVNKYWMMAHTCSPQYVLGRSATCTASGAFCLLSALILLEALVRSFILSSLDFCSGESDYRWSSNFILISQVIAVGVGTIAPAIRWFNAISFRSMKSGEGRFRDVIKVEGYWVQRLVEWKESPLPFRISSRRCRKIAHVSKNQILDACIGIQTAVVLICKFVCLASILPMSWLIRLFSCCRKQHWRNSESNKSESQSLQDFVLHLEGENDLVHLIMKSGRKDTVQWIERGRKNEPTHLIELLKKPPSSGDFNGVAEFDSDQVPPIGEKPPNCWALPLVTLTSIAIALPYIDKNIIRSLRHAVDEGLRYVRLIEENLDANGLSRMREAADIVWLGIDIYDQWLDKDLHKLVTEEKQAEKIIRKLADLGKESIETFTDGSVRETGHREWPAKLLAANSMYRIGETILQDYKDKLGTVDKLFKWLQTTIADILGACLTNLPRVISMECFCSSIEVREERVRDAAYLLGEARSILAILTEHEFPDLDRNKMANIDEWRLSKQGKP